The DNA region GTATTCCCATTCACGTTTTGTACTTTTAAGCTCAGTTGCACACCTTATATTGCTGGGAGTTcgcaatgaaaacaattattttgtatttttatctGCGGCTTCAGACCAGTGTTAGTCAACTACTCGACTGCAGACAGCTGGCGGCCGACAGTGTTGGTTAGCGCGCAAATTGCTCCacgttttgtttataaatttaatttggtttcgataaaaaaaaacccatgaAAAACCAGGATTTGGTGGACTACTTGAGGTCCTGCGGCGTGTGCGAGGTCTGCCAGTTGCGTTACCTTAAGGCCAGGGGCTCGGAGTACAAGGATGTAAAGGAAACCCTTCGAAAGGTGggagatttttttaatttgttaatttgttgACAATTAAAGAACTGCTTGTTTCTTTTTCTAAATGGCCAGTTGGATGTAAGAGTGAATGAAATTGTGGGGAATGAAGAGGCTGCAATATCCCCCGACGATCGACCTGCCAAGAAAGCCCGCCTAGGCGTTTGTCCTACGTGCTTGGGTTTGTTCTCAGAAGACTTTCAGATGGAGCTCCTCGGGGGCATTTTGGCTTCGGACTTTGCCAAATACGATTGCAAGAAAATAGTTTTGGCCATTTGTTTGCCCATGGCCCTGCAGCTGAAACAGTTGGCCATGTGGTTTGCATTGCAGAGAAAATTTGGAGCAGATGTGGACGGTAGTAATCCCCCAGATGTGCCCATAAAAGAGGCTGTAAAACTCATCCTACACCCCATAATCTGTGAGAAGTTGGGCAAGGAGTACGATGCCAACGGACTGATGATAAATATAGACCTCACGCACAAACTGGAAGACGAGGAGGTGGAGAAACTGGTGAAATTAAACAGGGAGGCCTTTACCGCCAAGGCTGCGTATCAGAAACGCGTTGAAATTTCGAGGGGTTTACTGGAGAAGCAGTATCAACCCTCCAAAGTAAAGGCGGAAACCTTTGAGAAGTACTTCCAGATACCTTGCTCGAACGTAGAGGAACCTGTGAGGCTTACGTCCATAAACCTGCAAGGGCCCTTGATATGTGTGGCTGGCAGATATCGAAAGTTAAGCAGGGAACTCTCACACACTCCGTGGATTATGAATGGCCAACGACTTATGGAGGACAGTATTGAGGAAATAATCATCAGAAATGTGGGTCCCTATTTCGCAGATAAGCTGGACAAGATCACCTTTATGTCGAGTGGCAGGGAAGATGTTGATGTCCGTTGTCTCGGAAAGGGCAGGCCCTTTGTTTTGGAAATACCAAATGCCCTAAACAGTTCTTTAAGTAAAGAGAAAGCTTACAAGATGGAACAGGCCGTGGATGCATCTGGAAAAGTGTCCATACTTAATCTACAGGTTGTGGCCAGAGAAGATTTAACCCAAATTAAGACTGGAGAAGAACAGAAAAGGAAATTCTATCGCGCGCTTTGCGCTTTAAATGAACCTGTTTCTGTAGAGGTCCTGAACAAACTGCAAATTCCACAAAGCTTTGAAATCCAGCAAAAGACCCCTATAAGAGTCCTTCATCGTCGTCCTTTACACACGCGTCCTAGAACGATATACAGTGTGAAGGCAAAAATACAACGCGGAAATTCTAGAGCTCTGGTCATCGACATTGTCACTCAAGCGGGCACTTACATAAAGGAGCTGGTTCATGGCGAATTTGGACGGACCACGCCGTCATTGTCCTCGATTGTAGGCAAACCCATCGATATACAAGCGCTGGATGTAGTAGGAATCGATTTGGAGTGGCCACCAGAGTTGGACAACTCATTACATACAGAGGAGgctcataaaaacaaaaggtaaAAATATCCTCAGTGACTgatttattatgtttaaattgtCACCTTCCTGAAAGTCTACAATCCATCATCTAAAATCGAAACTATCAATACACTATCAACCACAAAGTTATATAAGTGTTTTACTTGCTGATAGGGATAATAATggataaaatttaatttttgggaaCCTTTCTCCAAGAAAtcccaaaactaaaaaattaaaaaatataaaaataaaggacAAAAGCTTTGGCAAACCAAAGTTATATTTCGGATCTTTATtatggttttttgtttttttttcataaaatgaaaacagtattttttaaaatttatggtTACAAATAGCAtgaaaactgagagacaagaATGCTTAGatcaaaagtatatatttaaaaagaataggAAATGGGCTCTGCCACTTATCGGTAACTAAGAAATGGTAAAGAGGAAAATGCGTCAAAGGGAAAGAATTTAATCGCGTTTAATAGCAACTTAAAGCTGGGTTTAGATCCCTAAATTCTGTTGCTTGTGATTGGCAACGGAGTAAGAGCGCGAACCGAAGGACAAATCTGACATGCGCAGTGGATGCTTTTTTGGGGCGAATTGGTAACGCTCACAACAGCCGAATTGGCTACAAAAGGACTTGTCAAGCGGTCGAATTCGGCATTCGTTGCTAGCGAGTTGCACTGTTTTGTTATGGTTAGGCCAAGTGAGCAAAAAATCGAACAAAATGAAACAAGTTCGAAATTAGTGCCAGGACATTTGCTACCGGATGCAAGCGTGCGtgacaattaaaaattaaagccgAGGAATTTAGTTAGACAATTGCAGTCCGAGGCGGGGACGAGGACCGGAATGTTCTTTCGGCGCACTTTAGAACGCAAGGACAGCGCTCCCAATGTACCGCTTTCCTTGACGACCACAGCAAGTCCGCAACTGCACTACAATAGCGAGGACAGCGAGAGTGTCACTTACGTG from Drosophila gunungcola strain Sukarami chromosome 2L unlocalized genomic scaffold, Dgunungcola_SK_2 000110F, whole genome shotgun sequence includes:
- the LOC128253609 gene encoding putative tRNA pseudouridine synthase Pus10, encoding MKNQDLVDYLRSCGVCEVCQLRYLKARGSEYKDVKETLRKLDVRVNEIVGNEEAAISPDDRPAKKARLGVCPTCLGLFSEDFQMELLGGILASDFAKYDCKKIVLAICLPMALQLKQLAMWFALQRKFGADVDGSNPPDVPIKEAVKLILHPIICEKLGKEYDANGLMINIDLTHKLEDEEVEKLVKLNREAFTAKAAYQKRVEISRGLLEKQYQPSKVKAETFEKYFQIPCSNVEEPVRLTSINLQGPLICVAGRYRKLSRELSHTPWIMNGQRLMEDSIEEIIIRNVGPYFADKLDKITFMSSGREDVDVRCLGKGRPFVLEIPNALNSSLSKEKAYKMEQAVDASGKVSILNLQVVAREDLTQIKTGEEQKRKFYRALCALNEPVSVEVLNKLQIPQSFEIQQKTPIRVLHRRPLHTRPRTIYSVKAKIQRGNSRALVIDIVTQAGTYIKELVHGEFGRTTPSLSSIVGKPIDIQALDVVGIDLEWPPELDNSLHTEEAHKNKR